A genome region from Candidatus Binataceae bacterium includes the following:
- a CDS encoding alpha-isopropylmalate synthase regulatory domain-containing protein — protein sequence MQQESKSIFHEAEIPQASRELDELRRLGNYEPPFVVVRRRVIDDFYEGKMTIDATVVIRIGDVEETEAARGVGVVHALDLALRKALLKYFPFLEPVRVIETYMHASGESTEAEVMSIKKFSDGQNVWTTLAKSANTAEAGWQSLVDGYEWRIDHERNRTRRTAANPRLSRR from the coding sequence ATGCAACAGGAATCCAAATCGATCTTTCACGAGGCCGAGATTCCACAGGCCTCGCGCGAGCTTGATGAACTGCGCCGTTTGGGCAACTACGAACCGCCCTTCGTAGTCGTACGCCGGCGCGTAATCGACGATTTTTACGAAGGCAAGATGACCATCGACGCCACCGTGGTGATCCGCATCGGCGACGTCGAGGAGACCGAGGCCGCGCGCGGCGTCGGCGTCGTGCATGCCCTCGATCTGGCGCTGCGCAAGGCGCTGCTCAAGTACTTTCCCTTTCTCGAGCCGGTCCGCGTCATCGAAACCTACATGCACGCGAGCGGCGAATCGACCGAAGCCGAGGTGATGTCGATCAAGAAATTCTCCGACGGTCAGAACGTCTGGACCACGCTCGCCAAGTCGGCCAACACGGCGGAGGCCGGATGGCAATCGCTGGTTGACGGTTACGAGTGGCGAATCGATCACGAACGCAACCGGACGCGGCGCACGGCGGCCAATCCGCGGCTGTCGCGGCGTTAG
- a CDS encoding DUF393 domain-containing protein — MGRLFGDPERIAAQASAGKLAVLYDGGCEMCRNVAAGILRYDNTESLELFDANDPAARGHFPGLKLDDLLYELHVIDDHGRVYRGARAVNEILRRQAGFRSMLAYLWYVPGYAWIADLQYKAIAGNRKRDAGAPVAAASARQP, encoded by the coding sequence ATGGGACGGCTTTTCGGCGATCCGGAGCGAATCGCTGCCCAGGCCTCGGCGGGCAAGCTCGCGGTGCTTTACGACGGCGGTTGCGAGATGTGCCGCAACGTGGCGGCCGGAATCCTGCGCTACGACAATACCGAGTCGCTGGAACTGTTCGACGCCAACGATCCGGCGGCGCGCGGCCACTTTCCCGGGCTCAAGCTCGACGACCTGCTCTACGAATTGCACGTGATCGACGATCACGGGCGGGTCTATCGCGGAGCGCGCGCGGTCAACGAAATCCTGCGTCGCCAGGCGGGGTTCCGCAGCATGCTCGCGTATCTATGGTATGTTCCGGGCTACGCGTGGATCGCCGACCTCCAGTACAAAGCGATCGCCGGCAATCGCAAGCGCGACGCGGGCGCGCCGGTCGCCGCCGCGTCGGCGCGTCAGCCTTGA
- the cysS gene encoding cysteine--tRNA ligase → MKPFYIFNTLDRRVEEFKPLNPPLVTFYSCGPTVYLPQHLGNMRAYVFVDTLRRALELNGYEVRHVMNITDVGHMTSDADAGEDKVEKTARAEGKTPREVADFYIAQFTRDCGRLNIRLPAPPALCRATDHVADMIALIGRILERGYAYVAASGVYFDVEKWRGQSRVGRLSRQSLDEQHAGQRLEHSPDKKSPHDFALWVLNQPHHLMQWESPWGRGYPGWHIECSAMSMRYLGETIDIHSGGLDHIAVHHENEIAQSEGATGKPFVRYFVHNAFLVGMEGAKISKSAGRFPVLEDLVAAGINPLAFRLLCLGAKYRSELAFSLDAVRAAASNLDYFAEFARNLSDEDAAANPDSPWTNDFDDRFVEALNNDLNTPQALAAALELVAEAYRSGDKRIWNTLRKFDAVLGLGLEEARKDTQGGLSAEIAAMQRERDAARAAKDFKRADDLRKQLEAKGYEVKDHRGGSTIVPRRSVA, encoded by the coding sequence GTGAAGCCGTTTTACATCTTCAACACACTCGACCGCCGGGTCGAGGAATTCAAGCCGCTCAATCCGCCGCTGGTGACGTTCTACTCGTGCGGCCCGACCGTCTATCTGCCGCAGCATCTCGGCAACATGCGCGCCTACGTCTTCGTCGATACGCTGCGCCGCGCGCTCGAACTCAACGGCTATGAAGTCCGCCACGTGATGAACATCACCGACGTCGGCCACATGACCTCCGACGCGGATGCCGGCGAGGACAAGGTGGAAAAAACCGCGCGCGCCGAGGGCAAGACCCCCCGCGAGGTCGCCGACTTCTATATCGCGCAGTTCACGCGCGACTGCGGGCGGCTCAATATCCGGCTGCCCGCGCCGCCGGCGCTCTGCCGCGCAACCGACCACGTCGCCGACATGATCGCGCTCATCGGCCGGATCCTCGAGCGCGGTTACGCTTACGTCGCTGCATCGGGGGTTTATTTCGACGTCGAGAAATGGCGCGGCCAAAGCCGCGTCGGACGGCTTTCGCGCCAGAGCCTCGACGAGCAGCACGCGGGCCAGCGCCTGGAGCATTCGCCCGACAAGAAGAGCCCGCACGATTTCGCGCTCTGGGTGCTCAATCAGCCGCATCATCTGATGCAGTGGGAGAGTCCGTGGGGGCGCGGCTATCCGGGATGGCATATCGAGTGTTCGGCGATGTCGATGCGCTACCTGGGCGAGACAATCGATATTCATTCGGGGGGCCTCGACCATATTGCGGTGCATCACGAGAACGAGATTGCGCAATCCGAGGGCGCGACCGGCAAGCCTTTCGTCCGCTACTTCGTCCACAACGCATTCCTGGTCGGGATGGAAGGGGCGAAGATCAGCAAGAGCGCGGGGCGCTTTCCGGTGCTCGAGGACCTGGTCGCAGCGGGTATCAATCCGCTCGCGTTCCGGCTGCTCTGCCTCGGCGCGAAATATCGATCGGAGTTGGCGTTTTCGCTCGATGCGGTGCGCGCCGCGGCGAGCAACCTGGACTACTTCGCCGAATTCGCGCGCAACCTCTCCGACGAGGACGCGGCGGCGAACCCCGACTCGCCGTGGACGAACGATTTCGACGATCGCTTCGTCGAGGCGCTCAACAACGACCTCAACACGCCGCAGGCGCTCGCCGCCGCGCTCGAGCTGGTGGCCGAGGCCTATCGCAGCGGCGACAAGCGAATCTGGAATACGCTCAGGAAATTCGACGCGGTGCTCGGGCTTGGCCTTGAAGAGGCGCGCAAGGACACGCAGGGCGGACTTTCGGCGGAGATAGCGGCGATGCAGCGCGAGCGCGATGCCGCCCGGGCGGCCAAAGACTTCAAACGCGCCGACGATCTGCGTAAGCAGCTGGAGGCGAAAGGCTACGAGGTGAAGGACCATCGCGGCGGCTCCACGATTGTGCCGCGCAGAAGCGTTGCTTGA
- a CDS encoding AAA family ATPase encodes MSIELKKFDTRMQAEGPEVRHLDPHAAPYYLPIGDEVEIFEAAYKARLPVLLKGPTGCGKTRFVEHMAHRLAGLADGPTELITVACHEDLTGSDLVGRYLIQADETVWIDGPLTQAVRRGAICYLDEIVEARKDTTVLIHPLSDHRRILPVEKRGETLEAHVGFLLVISYNPGYQSIQKNLKHSTRQRFVTIEFNYPPADKEVEIIAHEAGVDRDMAMQLAVLGEKVRNLKASGLEEGVSTRLLIYAGDLIRQGIAPRRAATVAVTWSLTDEPDSKRAIDEVVKAIFPE; translated from the coding sequence ATGTCGATTGAGCTGAAGAAGTTCGACACCAGGATGCAGGCCGAAGGGCCTGAAGTCCGTCATCTCGACCCGCACGCCGCTCCCTACTATCTGCCGATCGGCGACGAGGTCGAGATTTTCGAAGCCGCCTACAAGGCCCGTCTGCCCGTGCTCCTCAAGGGGCCCACCGGATGCGGTAAAACCCGCTTCGTCGAGCACATGGCACATCGCCTGGCGGGCCTTGCCGACGGCCCCACGGAACTGATCACGGTCGCCTGCCACGAGGATCTGACTGGGAGCGACCTGGTCGGCCGCTACCTGATCCAGGCCGACGAAACGGTGTGGATCGACGGGCCGCTGACCCAGGCGGTCAGGCGCGGCGCGATCTGTTACCTCGACGAGATCGTGGAGGCGCGCAAGGACACCACCGTGCTCATCCATCCGCTCTCCGACCATCGGCGCATCCTGCCGGTCGAGAAACGCGGCGAGACGCTGGAGGCGCATGTCGGCTTTTTGCTCGTGATCTCGTACAACCCCGGCTACCAGAGTATCCAGAAAAATCTCAAGCACTCGACCCGCCAGCGCTTCGTCACGATCGAGTTCAACTACCCGCCGGCCGACAAGGAGGTCGAGATCATCGCGCACGAGGCGGGCGTCGATCGCGACATGGCGATGCAGCTCGCGGTTCTGGGCGAGAAGGTGCGCAACCTCAAGGCCTCGGGGCTGGAGGAGGGCGTCTCGACCCGGCTCCTGATCTACGCGGGCGATCTTATCCGCCAGGGAATCGCACCGCGCCGCGCGGCGACCGTCGCCGTGACCTGGTCGCTGACCGACGAACCCGACAGCAAGCGCGCGATCGACGAAGTGGTCAAGGCTATCTTTCCGGAGTAA
- the ltaE gene encoding low-specificity L-threonine aldolase, producing the protein MIDLRSDTVTLPTPEMREAIARAELGDDVYGEDPTVNRLEAMAADAMGKEAALLVASGTMGNLIAMLVHCARGTKAVLGARAHTYLYEAGGAAALGGVVLTPIRNTDEGEFALDELKAELETPSDPHFAPHALVALENTHNRCGGEAVGLGHMAAVAALAHGHGLAVHLDGARIFNAALALETDVKRIAGHADTVSFCLSKGLACPVGTMLCGPRPFMERARRMRKALGGGMRQAGIIAAAGSVALTAMVDRLAEDHENARMLAEGLARVAGLRVHPARRRTNMVFFEVAGGAERAAGFAAAFKERGVLVGPRSPVEFRAVTHYGVTAADIRRAVAAAAEAAAASAHAAAAPAPSAHAGR; encoded by the coding sequence GTGATCGATCTCCGCAGTGACACCGTAACCCTGCCGACGCCCGAGATGCGCGAGGCGATCGCGCGGGCCGAGCTCGGCGATGACGTTTACGGCGAAGACCCCACCGTCAACCGGCTCGAGGCAATGGCGGCGGACGCGATGGGCAAGGAAGCCGCGCTGCTGGTCGCAAGCGGCACGATGGGCAATCTGATCGCGATGCTGGTGCATTGCGCGCGCGGCACCAAGGCGGTGCTCGGCGCGCGCGCCCACACCTATCTGTACGAGGCCGGCGGCGCCGCCGCTCTGGGCGGCGTCGTGCTGACGCCGATTCGCAACACGGACGAGGGTGAATTCGCGCTCGACGAGCTCAAGGCCGAACTCGAGACGCCGTCCGATCCGCATTTCGCGCCGCACGCGCTGGTTGCGCTGGAGAACACGCATAACCGATGCGGTGGCGAGGCCGTCGGACTCGGGCACATGGCTGCGGTGGCCGCGCTGGCACACGGCCACGGACTCGCCGTCCATCTCGACGGCGCGCGCATCTTCAATGCCGCGCTCGCGCTGGAGACCGACGTCAAGCGTATCGCGGGGCATGCCGATACGGTGTCGTTCTGCCTCTCCAAGGGTCTCGCCTGTCCGGTGGGGACGATGCTCTGCGGGCCGCGCCCGTTCATGGAACGGGCGCGGCGCATGCGCAAGGCGCTGGGCGGCGGGATGCGCCAGGCGGGGATAATCGCGGCGGCCGGGAGCGTCGCGCTGACCGCGATGGTCGATCGGCTGGCCGAAGATCACGAGAACGCGCGGATGCTGGCCGAAGGCCTCGCGCGCGTCGCGGGTTTGCGGGTGCATCCGGCGCGCCGTCGCACCAACATGGTGTTTTTCGAGGTCGCCGGCGGCGCCGAACGCGCGGCGGGCTTCGCCGCCGCCTTCAAGGAGCGCGGCGTGCTCGTCGGGCCGCGGAGCCCCGTCGAGTTCCGCGCGGTCACGCACTACGGCGTGACCGCGGCGGACATCCGGCGCGCGGTCGCCGCGGCAGCCGAGGCCGCCGCCGCATCCGCGCACGCGGCCGCCGCGCCCGCGCCGTCGGCGCATGCGGGGCGTTAG
- a CDS encoding SDR family oxidoreductase, whose translation MNPTDSLQSLFSLKGRIGFVTGASSGLGVDCATALAMAGADVALAARRADRLDRLAADLAGRYGVRTAAIQLDVTSDAQIDAALAQAQRELGLIDILVNNAGISPTGRAETLPRATWDAGIATNLTAPMMLAQRVARGLIEAGRPGRIINIVSIYATVASSIYRLSAYTAAKAGLMNLTRQLAVEWASHGILVNAIAPGWIPTEATEGGMAKGGNRERMEKATPLGRLGRPEEIRGAVIFLASEASTYVTGSMLSVDGGYQAW comes from the coding sequence ATGAATCCGACGGACTCGCTGCAATCGCTCTTCTCGCTCAAGGGGCGCATCGGCTTCGTCACCGGTGCCTCGTCGGGCCTCGGTGTCGATTGCGCGACGGCGCTCGCGATGGCGGGCGCCGACGTCGCGCTGGCCGCGCGCCGCGCCGACCGCCTCGATAGGCTCGCTGCCGATCTCGCCGGCCGCTACGGCGTCCGCACGGCGGCGATCCAGCTCGACGTGACCTCCGATGCGCAGATCGACGCCGCGCTCGCGCAGGCGCAGCGCGAACTCGGCCTGATCGACATCCTGGTCAACAACGCGGGCATCTCGCCCACGGGCCGCGCCGAGACCCTGCCGCGCGCGACCTGGGACGCGGGGATCGCCACCAATCTCACCGCGCCGATGATGCTCGCGCAGCGCGTCGCCCGCGGCCTTATCGAGGCCGGGCGGCCTGGCCGCATCATCAACATCGTTTCGATCTACGCGACGGTCGCAAGTTCGATCTATCGCCTCTCCGCGTACACCGCGGCCAAGGCCGGGCTGATGAATCTCACGCGCCAGCTTGCGGTCGAGTGGGCGAGTCATGGAATCCTGGTCAACGCGATCGCGCCCGGATGGATTCCGACCGAGGCCACCGAGGGCGGAATGGCCAAGGGCGGCAACCGCGAGCGAATGGAAAAGGCGACGCCGCTCGGCCGGCTTGGACGGCCGGAGGAGATTCGCGGAGCGGTCATTTTTCTCGCCAGCGAGGCGTCAACCTACGTGACCGGATCGATGCTGTCCGTGGACGGCGGCTACCAGGCCTGGTGA
- a CDS encoding amino acid permease, which translates to MAGGEALKAQLMRRKPVAVLMADAGSHRGGLRRALGALDLTALGIGAIIGAGIFVMTGVGARQAGPGLIISFVMAGVACAMAALCYAEFAAMIPVAGSAYSYSYATMGELVGWIIGWDLVLEYAVAAGAVAVGWSGYFRVILEGVGIHLPHAISFAPGTEPGAIVNLPAALIVVLVSAILYVGIRESARINSAIVAIKLGAVAVVILVGMFFVRPGNWSPFAPFGLSGISKGAAYIFFAYIGFDAVSTAAEEAVDPARDLPRGILWSLFICTALYIAVAAVLTGMVPFAQIDKNAPLASAFVTRGLNFVGGVVSVGAVAGLTSVLLVLLLGQSRIFFAISRDGLLPPAFSRVHPRFQTPYIPTVLTGAAVGLTAALLPIQDIAELTNIGTLFAFVLVCMGVWILRHIDPDQHRPFRTPLVPLVPIVGALSCLYLMASLPVVTWIRFFVWMAIGLAIYFGYSRFHSHVEAMAAANAAAD; encoded by the coding sequence ATGGCGGGGGGGGAGGCTCTCAAAGCGCAACTGATGCGTCGCAAGCCGGTCGCGGTCCTGATGGCGGACGCCGGCTCGCATCGCGGCGGATTGCGCCGCGCGCTCGGCGCGCTCGATCTTACGGCGCTCGGCATCGGCGCGATCATTGGCGCCGGCATCTTCGTGATGACCGGGGTCGGCGCGCGTCAGGCCGGACCGGGTTTGATCATTTCATTCGTGATGGCCGGCGTCGCGTGCGCGATGGCGGCGCTTTGCTATGCGGAGTTCGCGGCGATGATTCCGGTAGCAGGGTCCGCCTATTCCTATTCGTACGCCACGATGGGCGAGCTCGTCGGATGGATCATCGGATGGGATCTGGTGCTGGAGTACGCGGTCGCCGCCGGCGCCGTGGCGGTCGGATGGTCGGGGTACTTTCGCGTGATTCTCGAGGGCGTCGGGATCCATCTGCCGCATGCGATCAGCTTTGCGCCGGGGACGGAGCCCGGCGCGATCGTCAATCTGCCCGCGGCGCTGATCGTTGTCCTGGTTTCGGCAATCCTCTACGTCGGCATCCGGGAGAGCGCGCGGATCAACTCGGCGATCGTCGCGATCAAGCTCGGCGCGGTAGCGGTGGTGATCCTGGTCGGGATGTTTTTCGTGCGGCCAGGCAACTGGAGCCCCTTTGCGCCGTTCGGACTAAGCGGAATTTCCAAGGGCGCGGCCTATATCTTTTTCGCTTACATCGGGTTCGACGCGGTCTCGACCGCGGCCGAAGAAGCGGTCGATCCAGCGCGCGACCTGCCCCGAGGCATCCTGTGGTCGCTCTTCATCTGCACGGCGCTCTATATCGCGGTGGCGGCGGTGCTGACCGGCATGGTGCCGTTCGCGCAGATCGACAAGAATGCGCCGCTGGCTTCCGCCTTCGTGACGCGCGGGCTCAATTTCGTCGGTGGCGTTGTTTCGGTGGGCGCGGTGGCGGGATTGACCTCGGTGCTGCTGGTGCTGCTGCTCGGCCAGTCGCGAATCTTTTTTGCCATCTCGCGCGACGGTTTGCTGCCGCCCGCTTTCAGCCGGGTGCATCCGCGCTTCCAGACGCCCTATATCCCGACCGTGCTGACCGGCGCGGCGGTGGGTCTCACGGCGGCGTTGCTGCCGATCCAGGACATCGCCGAGCTGACCAATATCGGCACGCTGTTCGCGTTCGTGCTGGTGTGCATGGGCGTATGGATTCTGCGTCATATCGATCCGGACCAGCATCGGCCCTTCCGCACGCCGCTGGTGCCGCTGGTGCCGATCGTGGGCGCGCTGTCGTGCCTGTACCTGATGGCGAGTCTGCCGGTGGTGACCTGGATCAGGTTTTTCGTCTGGATGGCGATCGGGCTCGCGATCTATTTCGGCTACAGCCGCTTCCATAGCCACGTCGAAGCTATGGCCGCGGCCAATGCCGCCGCGGACTGA
- a CDS encoding DUF992 domain-containing protein, with translation MSVVSLILAASLFVTLSASPNAFAQGAPTKNVTKIGYLSCHVASGWGFIFGSSRKLQCTYTPAEKGKKIENYGGSITKFGADIGYLQSGVILWTVLSPGVKITQNPGLLSGHYGGATASATVGLGVGGNVLVGGMDGSISLQPLSIEGNTGLNVAAGVAMMDLKFESVAGINK, from the coding sequence GTGTCAGTCGTATCACTCATACTCGCAGCGTCCTTGTTCGTGACGCTGTCGGCGTCGCCAAATGCCTTCGCGCAGGGCGCGCCAACCAAAAACGTTACCAAGATCGGCTATCTGAGTTGTCACGTGGCTTCCGGATGGGGATTCATCTTCGGGTCCTCACGTAAACTGCAGTGCACGTACACGCCGGCGGAAAAGGGCAAAAAGATCGAGAACTACGGCGGTTCGATCACCAAGTTTGGCGCTGACATCGGCTATCTGCAGTCCGGCGTTATCCTCTGGACGGTGCTCTCGCCGGGCGTGAAGATCACGCAGAACCCCGGTCTGCTCTCCGGCCACTACGGCGGAGCGACGGCGAGCGCGACGGTCGGACTCGGCGTCGGCGGCAACGTGCTGGTCGGCGGGATGGACGGATCGATCTCGCTGCAGCCGCTCAGCATCGAGGGCAACACCGGCCTCAACGTAGCCGCGGGCGTCGCGATGATGGATCTCAAGTTCGAATCGGTGGCCGGCATCAACAAGTAG